A single window of Alphaproteobacteria bacterium DNA harbors:
- a CDS encoding DUF2975 domain-containing protein → MSKIQKISSYIIFILTALLIWFPLFWVLGSYFIDAPFTQALLNNSMQPSVVHTALGDYHLTSMTWTPLAKSILFMSYVAGNIPFYIGLILLRSIFVNYRSGHVFTIANAKLYKYLGSLFFIDAFISTPISGALSVLSVTIHNPPGERLISIGFSTTNLETLFCGIMIIIISWVMLEASKLEEDQRLVV, encoded by the coding sequence ATGTCAAAAATTCAAAAAATAAGTTCATATATCATCTTTATCTTAACGGCACTTCTGATTTGGTTTCCACTCTTTTGGGTTCTAGGGAGCTACTTTATTGATGCACCGTTCACACAAGCTCTTTTAAACAATTCGATGCAACCATCAGTTGTCCATACTGCTTTAGGTGATTACCATCTTACAAGCATGACATGGACGCCACTTGCAAAATCAATTCTATTCATGAGCTATGTCGCCGGAAATATCCCATTCTATATAGGACTGATTCTTTTAAGATCAATTTTTGTGAATTATCGTTCTGGACATGTTTTCACAATAGCGAATGCAAAACTCTACAAGTATCTAGGAAGCTTATTTTTTATCGATGCATTCATCTCAACACCAATCAGTGGCGCACTCTCAGTTCTGTCCGTTACCATCCATAACCCACCTGGTGAGCGCCTCATTTCAATTGGCTTTAGCACAACAAACCTTGAAACACTTTTCTGCGGAATCATGATTATTATCATCTCTTGGGTGATGCTTGAAGCAAGTAAACTTGAAGAAGACCAACGCTTAGTTGTATAG